The Etheostoma spectabile isolate EspeVRDwgs_2016 chromosome 24, UIUC_Espe_1.0, whole genome shotgun sequence genome contains a region encoding:
- the LOC116673676 gene encoding LOW QUALITY PROTEIN: coagulation factor XIII A chain-like (The sequence of the model RefSeq protein was modified relative to this genomic sequence to represent the inferred CDS: inserted 1 base in 1 codon; added 7 bases not found in genome assembly), protein MLKSISSSSDLIIRDSXRPTSLLHLSVTSVKPPAIMSLSKTKFNHKGRYTEKVPTTNLGSLEDDFPEFEAFPDSPTARAPAPDGTYLSVEKVDMCQQINEEQHHTGAYNTPNLVVRRGQEFLVKVTFXXXXXXXXDFQLEFLIGENPSASRGSLIVVTFNSRIGGPWSGRIVDSQGVNVTLGIMPTPKAIVGRFRTYVAIVAGTGMQRTRRNAATDLYMLFNAWCKDDAVFLPNKARRYEYVLNDHGVMYQGSIDAVATRDWVYGQFERGILDACIYILDASQMPINDRGNIIKTVRMGSAMINSQDDNGVCVGNWSDDYSLGRPPTSWTGSVQILLQYARTGLPVCYAQCWVFAGVFNTFLRALGIPARTVTNFNSAHDSNGNLKTDFIFQPDGSPDTANTRNYHCWNEVFIKRVDLPAGLGGWQAVDATPXXXXDGYFRCGPASIVGIKEGLLCHPNDAGFVFSEVNSDIVFSERDRYGTLTPYRVERDSVGKAVYTKSLGSDSPTNITQNYKYPIDSAEDNRTKARADEYGIQRDQSELPETTLSVTITANQVSLGQDVNIQIDFHNQSNVSTTIQANLTGSVIFYTGVIANHLKNHNFTITVPANQMNSEMVTITADEYMPLLGTQRSLHFIVTGQAEDEAVTAIKVLMLQIPTLTMTLSGSPMVQQEMFVDITFTNPFNFAMKTCRLSMEGAGLMSEKTQFYDVIEPQASISWKESFVPRLAGNRSLVAVMDCSNLCEVRGVARVDVRP, encoded by the exons ATGCTGAAGTCAATCTCATCATCATCTGATCTGATCATCAGAGACT ACAGACCCACTTCTCTCCTTCATCTGAGTG TGACTTCAGTGAAACCTCCGGCCATCATGTCTCTATCAAAGACGAAGTTCAACCACAAGGGGCGCTACACGGAGAAG GTGCCGACCACCAACCTTGGGAGTTTAGAAGACGATTTTCCAGAGTTTGAGGCTTTTCCTGACTCTCCCACAGCCAGAGCACCTGCACCTGACGGCA CGTATCTGTCGGTAGAGAAGGTCGACATGTGTCAGCAGATAAACGAAGAGCAACACCACACGGGCGCCTACAACACCCCCAACCTGGTGGTCCGCCGCGGTCAGGAGTTCCTGGTGAAAGTCACCTTCAANNNNNNNNNNNNNNNNNNNNNNGACTTCCAGCTCGAGTTCCTGATTG GTGAAAACCCTTCAGCCAGTAGGGGCTCCCTGATAGTGGTGACCTTCAACTCCCGTATTGGAGGCCCGTGGTCGGGTCGGATTGTGGACAGTCAGGGTGTAAATGTGACTCTGGGCATCATGCCGACACCCAAAGCCATTGTGGGGAGGTTTCGTACGTACGTGGCCATTGTGGCGGGAACCGGCATGCAGCGAACTAGGAGGAACGCCGCCACCGACCTGTACATGCTGTTCAACGCCTGGTGTAAAG ATGATGCTGTGTTTCTTCCAAATAAAGCAAGGCGGTACGAGTACGTCCTCAACGACCATGGAGTGAT GTATCAGGGTTCAATTGATGCTGTGGCAACCCGTGACTGGGTTTATGGacag TTTGAGCGCGGCATTTTGGACGCCTGTATTTACATCCTGGATGCGTCTCAGATGCCGATCAATGACCGAGGCAACATCATCAAAACAGTCAGGATGGGATCCGCAATG ATTAACTCTCAGGACGATAATGGCGTGTGTGTTGGGAACTGGAGTGACGACTACTCGCTGGGCAGGCCCCCGACATCTTGGACGGGCAGCGTCCAGATCCTTCTGCAGTACGCCAGAACCGGACTCCCGGTCTGCTACGCCCAGTGCTGGGTGTTTGCTGGAGTCTTC TCCTACGCGCCCTCGGCATCCCGGCGAGGACCGTCACCAACTTCAATTCAGCTCACGACAGCAACGGCAACCTGAAGACCGACTTCATCTTCCAGCCTGATGGCTCGCCGGACACAGCCAACACCAG GAACTACCACTGCTGGAACGAGGTGTTCATTAAGCGCGTCGATCTGCCGGCCGGCCTCGGAGGATGGCAGGCGGTGGACGCCACGCCCNNNNNNNNNNGTGATG GATATTTTCGCTGCGGTCCAGCTTCAATTGTTGGCATCAAGGAAGGTTTGCTCTGTCATCCGAATGATGCAGGGTTCGTCTTCTCTGAg GTGAACAGTGACATTGTCTTCTCCGAGCGGGATCGCTACGGAACGCTGACTCCGTACAGGGTGGAAAGGGATTCAGTCGGAAAGGCTGTTTACACCAAATCGTTGGGCAGCGACTCACCGACCAACATCACACAGAACTACAAGTACCCTATAG ATAGTGCAGAGGACAACAGGACTAAGGCCCGGGCGGATGAATACGGCATACAGAGGGATCAATCTGAGCTGCCTGAGACCACACTGTCTGTCACTATTACAGCCAATCAG GTCAGCCTGGGTCAGGACGTCAACATACAGATTGATTTCCACAACCAGAGTAATGTCTCCACAACCATCCAAGCCAACCTGACCGGGTCTGTCATCTTCTACACCGGAGTCATAGCCAATCATTTGAAAAATCACAACTTCACCATCACCgtgccagccaatcaga TGAATAGTGAGATGGTGACGATCACAGCGGACGAGTACATGCCATTGTTGGGCACTCAACGTTCGCTGCACTTTATTGTGACTGGACAGGCTGAGGACGAAGCAGTGACTGCCATCAAGGTGCTCATGCTGCAGATCCCGACGCTCACCATGACG CTGAGTGGCTCCCCCATGGTGCAGCAGGAGATGTTTGTCGACATTACCTTCACCAACCCCTTCAACTTTGCCATGAAGACCTGTAGGCTGTCCATGGAAGGAGCTGGATTAATGAGCGAGAAGACACAATTCTacga cgtCATTGAGCCTCAGGCTTCCATCTCATGGAAGGAGTCGTTCGTCCCTCGGCTGGCCGGAAATCGCAGCCTTGTAGCGGTGATGGACTGCAGCAACCTCTGTGAG gtGAGGGGAGTTGCTCGTGTCGACGTCAGGCCCTGA